In the genome of Sphingopyxis sp. MWB1, the window CCTTTGGCATTGGCATATTGGGCGGCGGCTGGCTGGTCAGCCGGATCGCCCGGCGTTCGCCGCGAGCCTATGGCGCCATTCCCGCGCTGGCGACCGCGGTACTGGTGCCAACCTTTATTGCCGCGCTGCTGGTCGATAGCTGGCAATGGTCGCTCGCCCTGCTGTTGATCCCCATGGTCGCCTGCACCGCCTATATCGCTCCCGCGCTGGCGCTGGTGCAGAACCTCACCGCGCCGCGTTCGCGTGCCACCGCGGCGGCGGTGCTGATGCTGATGTTCAACATCGTCGGACTGGGACTGGGGCCGCTGTTCGCCGGAATGGTCAGCGACGCGCTGAAGCCCGCATATGGTGATGACAGTCTGCGCTGGGCGCTGATGGCGCTGATGCCTTTCGCCGTGGCCGCGGGGATCGCGCAATGGGCGATGACGCGCCATCTGGATGGGGACTTTGCCGAATGACCGAAACCGCCATGAGAGCGCTGGCCGCGCGTCTGTTCGATGCCATTGAGGCAGGCGATATCGACACCATGCGCGCCTGTTTCGCACCCGATGCCGAGATCTGGCATAATAGTGACGAAAGGATTGTCACGGTTGAGCAGACGTCGGTGACGCTGGCCGGGATGGTCGCGCGGATCAAGGATCGCCGCTATGCCGACCGGCAACTGGCCTTCTTTCCCGGCGGCTTTGTCCAGCAGCATGTGCTGACCGGACGCCGCACCCATGATGATGGCGCGGTGCGCCTGCCCTGTGCGGTGATCTGCCGCGTCGAAAATGACCGGATCGTCCGCCTCGACGAATATTTCGATTCCGCGCATGTTGCTGAATTTCGCAAATTCGCCGCGGCCTCACCGGCTTAAACGGAGACTATTCCATGCCCGTATTGCGCCAGGTTCCCCGTTCGGAAGTCACCGACGAAACCGTGCTTCGCTATTATGACCGGCTGTTCGGCGACCGCGATCCGGTGACCGAGCCCGGCACGGCCACGGGCACACCCGGCGACTGGTGGACCGTTTTCGCGCTCGCGCCCGATATTTTCAAACATGCCGTCGATGGCTTTGCCGTCTATCGCCACCCGGCGCGCCGGATCGACCCGGTGCTGCGCGAACTCGGACAGACGCGCGCTGGATGGGTCAAGGGCAGCCAGTTCGTCTTTTCCCAGCATTGCAAGTCGCTGCGCGGCCTGGGCGTCAGCGAAGAGAAAATCGCCGCCATCGCTCATTGGACGGTCGCCGACTGCTATGACGAGCAGGAACGCGCGGTGCTCGCCTATGCCGACTGCCTAACCGCAGGTGGGGGCCGTGTGCCGCTGGAAATATTCGACAAGCTCAAAGGCTTTTGGGACGATGAGCAGATTTTCGAATTCACCTACATCACCTGTCTTTACGACATGCATGCCGTGATCACGCGCGCGCTAAGGATGGAATATGATGCGCGCGAAGATCCGATCGTCGAAGTTGCCGCGCCCGAAGGCTTTGACGCCGCCGACTTCCTGAGTGCACCGCGCCCAGCCGCCGATTAATCGTCAATAAAGTTGACGGTATGGGCAAAATCTGGCAGAATTGCTGAATAAACAGAATATTTGAGGAGATGGATGATGGCCGCGACCAACAGCGAATTTGAATTTTGCGGGGTCAATCACCTCGCGCTGGTGTGCAAGGATATGGCGCGCACCGTCGAATTTTATCGCGACATATTGGGAATGCCGCTGATCAAAACGCTCGACCTGCCCGGCGGGCGCGGTCAGCATTTCTTCTTTGATGTCGGCAATGGCGACAGCATCGCCTTTTTCTGGTTCGCCGAAGCGCCCGAGGCCGCACCGGGCATCGCCGCGCCCGCGGCGCTCCCGACGCAGGGCAATTTCACTTCGGCCCATGGGTCGATGAACCATATCGCGATCAATGTCCCCGCTGAACATTTCGAGGAATATCATCAGCGGCTGGTCGACAAGGGCATCGCGGTCACCCCGATCCTGAACCATGACAATTCGCCGACCCAGAACTCGCCCGAAATGAACGACGATGTCTATGTGCGTTCGGTCTATTTCTTCGATCCCGATGGCGTGTGCCTGGAGTTTGCCGCCTGGACCCGCGAATTTGACGACAGCGATGTCGCGCACGATCCGGTGCAGGCCGATGGCACGAAGCGTGAGGGTCTGGTTACGCGGCGCGCGGCGGTAGCGACGGCCTGATCCGCTTTTCCTGCAAGGATAAACTGCCCGGCCCCACGCCGGGCCTTTTTTTTTTGGGGGGGGGAAGAAGCGCCTCAGCCCACCGCGCGGCCGCGGCCTTCCCAATAGGGCGCACGTAATTCGCGGCGCAGTACCTTGCCCGAGGGGTTACGGGGCAACGCCTCGATAAAGGTCACGCTCTTGGGTACCTTATAGGCGGCGATGCGTTCGCGCGCCCAGGCCATCACGGCGGCGGGATCGGGCGCGCCCTCTTGCGCCGGGACGATCAGCGCCTTGACCGCTTCGCCCCATTTCGCGTCCGGAACGCCCACGACGGCGACGTCGGCGACGCCGGGGCAGCCCATGATCGCGCTTTCGACTTCCGCCGGATAGACATTTTCGCCGCCCGACACGATCATGTCCTTGATGCGGTCGTGAACGAAATAAAATCCGTCGGCGTCCCGGTAACCGACGTCGCCGGTGTGGAGCCATCCACCCGCCAGCGTCTCGCGCGTTGCCGCCTCGCGCTTCCAATAATATTTCATCACAATATCGCCGCGAATGGCGATTTCGCCGATTTCGCCGTCGCCTAGCGGCTGATCGTCGCGTCCCAGAATGGCCAGTTCGGTCCCCGGCCATGCCCGGCCGCACGACGTAAGCTTGCCCGGCAGGTCGTGCGCCGAGGGTGAAAGATAGGTCCCGCCGCCCGTTGATTCGGTCATGCCGTAAAATTGCACAAAGCCGCAGCCAAAGGTCGCGCGCGCGCGGCGCAGCACATCCTCGGCAATGGGCGAAGCTCCATAGGCGATCGAGCGCAGTGCCGGGTAGGGCTCCGCCACTGCTTCGGGCTGCTGCAGCATCATCTGGATCATCGCAGGCGCCAGAAAGGCGTGCGCCACTTTTTCACGCCGCATCGTCTCAATCGCGTCGGCGGCGACAAAATCCTTGATCAGCACCAGCCGCGCACCCTGCGCCAGCCCGGAAAAACCGACATTGGTTCCCGCGACATGAAACAGCGGCATGACGATCATCACCGTCTCGCCCTGATTATAGGCAAAGCCATCAACCTCGCTCGCCATTTCGAGGAAGCGGCGATAATTGTGATTGCCAAGCACCACCCCCTTGGGCCGCCCGGTGGTGCCGCTGGTATAAAGCTGCAACACATCGTCGCCCGGTTGGGGTTTGTCGGGTGGCGCAGTCCCGCTTGCATCGCCGATCCATTCGTCCAGCGGCGTGAAGGCGGGGTGCGCGCCATAAAGCGCGACGAGCTGCGGCGGGGCGTTCATCTTCGCGATCGCCGCCAGGGCCTCTTCGAAAAAATCCTCTCCCACGAACAGGATTCTCGGTGCCGCATCCTCCAATATGAAAGCGATCTCGGGCCCGGCGAGGCGGCAGTTGATGGGCGCCAGACAGGCGCGCGCACGCGCCGTCCCGAAAAATAGCGGATACCAGCCATCGTGATTTTTGCTGAGTACCGAAATCCGGTCGCCGGGCTTGACCGCTGCGGCGATCAGCGCATGGGCAATCTGGTTCGAGCGGCAGTCCAGTGCGGCAAAGCTGGTTTCGCGCGCGCCATAGCTGATGGCAATGGCGTCGCCCTGCACCCGCGCCTGTGCGGCGGGAATATCCGCCAGCGTGTGGATTGCCTCCAGATCGATCATCGCCTCTCCCTTTCTTCCGCGCGTCTCGATGCGCGCTCCCTTGCCTGTGGACTCGCTTGAGATGCAAAATAGATAGAATACTAATTAATTGTTTGGCTAGATCAAATTTGAAAGGAAACTTGGAGAAACGCTGGCGTTGATCCGTCAACTTCGTCGCATCAGGGGCGGGCTTAGTCCGATTCCATACCCCATTCGCGCAGCCGGCCGCTAGCCTGAACAGGATGCCATGGGTGCATCATTCCCTGCGCGGGAAGGGCTAGCCTTCGGAGGACGGGAGAATGATCAGAAAGGCGGCGCGGCTGCGAGGCTATGGCTTCACTGGCGCTACATATGACCATGCGGAAAAGACCGGACATGCACTGGCCGCATTTCCAATGCTGCGGCGGTTACCGCCGTCGGGCCGCCCGGGGGCGAAAGCCCGACAAATGACGCTTGCCCTTTTGCGCCGGATATGGCGAACAGGAGGCGACATGGGCGACACGTCCCTTTCCGATATACCCCTCGATAGCGGGGGTTTGCCGCGAGATGAGAAGAAGGGTTTCTTCATTCCTTCGCTCTTTCGCGAAAGGCGTTCGACGCTCTATCTGATCGGTGCGATCTGGGTCATATGGGTTGTCCTTTATACCGCTCCCTATATTCTGCTGACCAGCGACGTCTCCCCGCTCGGCCTGGCCGGATATATGCTGTCGGGGCTGAGCGGTTTTCTGCTTTCTATCTTGCTACTCGCCGGGATTGCGCGGATCATTGGCAGACCGAGGCGGCGGGCCATGTTGCAAGTTGCAGCCGCTACCATCGCGATCAGCGCACTTCAAAGCTTCGTCGATATTGGGGTGTTTGACCTGGTGAGCGCCATAGGCAATCTCTCCTCCTGGACTCCTTTTCCTTACAGCGCGCGGTTTGCCGATAATTTCGCGGCCTTTGCGCTGCAATTCTCGCTCATCGCCATGACCTTCTGGACGCTGGAGCAGAGTGCGCTGCACCGCATGCGCGACCGCGAGTTGCAGCAGACACGGATTGCCGCCGCAGAGGCGCGCCACGCCGCCACGGTGGCGCGGCTCGCGGCGCTGCGTTACCAGCTCAATCCGCATTTCCTGTTCAACACACTGAACTCCATCTCATCGCTGGTCATCACCCAGCGCAACGGGCAGGCCGAAGAGATGTTGTCGCGGCTGTCGGATTTTCTGCGCGTCACGCTCGAATCCGAAAATGTGGGCCAGACGCTGGAACAGGAACTGGAGACGATTTCCGCCTATCTCGCGATTGAGCAAATCCGCGTCGGCGACCGGCTGGCCATCGACATTGTCTGTCCCCCCGCCCTGCGCGATTGCGAGGTACCGCATTTCATCCTGCAGCCGCTGGTGGAAAATGCCGTCAAACATGGCGTGGCCGAGCGAAGCGCGCGCGTGACCATTCGCATCGAGGCGCGGCGTGAGGACGACGAACTTTGGCTTATGGTCGAGGATGACGGCCGGTCCGGCACTCCGTCGCGCCGGGGCACCGGCATTGGCCTGCGAAACATCAGCGAGCGGCTCCAAGCGCTATATGGCGAGCGCGGGCGACTGGAGACGAACCGTCACGCAAGCGGCTTTTCCTCCACCATTCGCCTTCCCCATCGCCTTTTGTCGCCGCTGCCATGAAGCTGCGCGTCCTCCTTGTCGATGATGAGCAATTGGCCATCGACCGCCTGACCGATCTGCTCGGCACGCTGGAAGAGGTCGAGATTGTCGGCAGCGCCCATTCGGCGAGCGAGGCGATGGAACGCATCGCCGCGCTGGCGCCCGATCTGGTGTTCCTCGACATTCAGATGCCGGGGGGCAGCGGCATGGCGCTCGCCGCCGATCTGGATATCGACAATCGGCCCGAGATTATCTTCGTCACGGCCTTTGAGCATTTTGCGCCCGACGCCTTTGCAGTGGATGCGACCGATTATCTGCTGAAGCCGGTCCGGTTCGACCGGCTGCGCGCTGCCGTCACCCGCGCGCAGCGGCGCGTCCGGTTAAGCCGCAGCGCCGGGGACAGCGCCGCGCCCGCGCGCGAGCCATCCCCCTATATCGACGAAATCTGGGTCGCGGTGCGCGGCGGGCAGGTGCGGCTCAGCATCAGCGCAATCGAATGGATCGAAGCCGCGCGCGACTATGTCATGCTGCATACCGCCACGCGCAGCTATCTACACCGCGCGCAGATGAACATGCTCGAAGAACAGCTTGATCCCGCGCAATTGTTCCGCGTGCACCGGTCCAGCTTCGTCCGGCTGTCGCTCGTTCAGGAAATCGAACGCCCCGGACGCGGCAATCTCAACCTGATCCTGCGCGACGGTATCGTGATTCAGGTGGGACCGTCTTATGTCAAACAGGTACTGGCCCAGCTCAACCTGAGTTAAGCGCTCACCCTTTCTCCGACGATCGGTTTGCTGGGACCCTTGCGCCGACTCGCCAAGGGGATGCTGCCCCATGCGCGCTGACGTGTGCCCTGACATTTTCGTCGCGCCATGAGCGCCTTTCACCGTTTGAAAGCGGAGGATTCCTCCTTCGTCCCTTCGCCGTCCCGCTCGCGGCAAATTGGCGCAGAGAAGGCTGGCGGCAAAGCGCGGCACCCCAACGACCTCGCCAATCCGCCCCGCTCCCGGCCTTTTACGCACTCCTGCGGGACAGGGGCCGGGGGCGGACCCAGAGGAAAAGGAAAAAAGGGATGATAATGAAAAATCGAACGACATTGCTCGCGCAGCTTTTGGGCGGCACTGCGGCCCTGTGGGTTGCCGCCTCTCCCGCGCTCGCACAGGAGGCCGTGGACGCATCTGACCTCGATGGCGGCGCAAACGCGGCCAGCAGTGACGAGATCGTCGTCACCGGCTCGCTCTTCCGCCGCACCAATGCCGAGACCCCCTCCCCCGTCACCGTGCTCTCGGCAACGGCGATGCAGGA includes:
- a CDS encoding nuclear transport factor 2 family protein yields the protein MTETAMRALAARLFDAIEAGDIDTMRACFAPDAEIWHNSDERIVTVEQTSVTLAGMVARIKDRRYADRQLAFFPGGFVQQHVLTGRRTHDDGAVRLPCAVICRVENDRIVRLDEYFDSAHVAEFRKFAAASPA
- a CDS encoding carboxymuconolactone decarboxylase family protein, translating into MPVLRQVPRSEVTDETVLRYYDRLFGDRDPVTEPGTATGTPGDWWTVFALAPDIFKHAVDGFAVYRHPARRIDPVLRELGQTRAGWVKGSQFVFSQHCKSLRGLGVSEEKIAAIAHWTVADCYDEQERAVLAYADCLTAGGGRVPLEIFDKLKGFWDDEQIFEFTYITCLYDMHAVITRALRMEYDAREDPIVEVAAPEGFDAADFLSAPRPAAD
- a CDS encoding VOC family protein; this translates as MMAATNSEFEFCGVNHLALVCKDMARTVEFYRDILGMPLIKTLDLPGGRGQHFFFDVGNGDSIAFFWFAEAPEAAPGIAAPAALPTQGNFTSAHGSMNHIAINVPAEHFEEYHQRLVDKGIAVTPILNHDNSPTQNSPEMNDDVYVRSVYFFDPDGVCLEFAAWTREFDDSDVAHDPVQADGTKREGLVTRRAAVATA
- a CDS encoding long-chain-fatty-acid--CoA ligase, with product MIDLEAIHTLADIPAAQARVQGDAIAISYGARETSFAALDCRSNQIAHALIAAAVKPGDRISVLSKNHDGWYPLFFGTARARACLAPINCRLAGPEIAFILEDAAPRILFVGEDFFEEALAAIAKMNAPPQLVALYGAHPAFTPLDEWIGDASGTAPPDKPQPGDDVLQLYTSGTTGRPKGVVLGNHNYRRFLEMASEVDGFAYNQGETVMIVMPLFHVAGTNVGFSGLAQGARLVLIKDFVAADAIETMRREKVAHAFLAPAMIQMMLQQPEAVAEPYPALRSIAYGASPIAEDVLRRARATFGCGFVQFYGMTESTGGGTYLSPSAHDLPGKLTSCGRAWPGTELAILGRDDQPLGDGEIGEIAIRGDIVMKYYWKREAATRETLAGGWLHTGDVGYRDADGFYFVHDRIKDMIVSGGENVYPAEVESAIMGCPGVADVAVVGVPDAKWGEAVKALIVPAQEGAPDPAAVMAWARERIAAYKVPKSVTFIEALPRNPSGKVLRRELRAPYWEGRGRAVG
- a CDS encoding sensor histidine kinase; protein product: MGDTSLSDIPLDSGGLPRDEKKGFFIPSLFRERRSTLYLIGAIWVIWVVLYTAPYILLTSDVSPLGLAGYMLSGLSGFLLSILLLAGIARIIGRPRRRAMLQVAAATIAISALQSFVDIGVFDLVSAIGNLSSWTPFPYSARFADNFAAFALQFSLIAMTFWTLEQSALHRMRDRELQQTRIAAAEARHAATVARLAALRYQLNPHFLFNTLNSISSLVITQRNGQAEEMLSRLSDFLRVTLESENVGQTLEQELETISAYLAIEQIRVGDRLAIDIVCPPALRDCEVPHFILQPLVENAVKHGVAERSARVTIRIEARREDDELWLMVEDDGRSGTPSRRGTGIGLRNISERLQALYGERGRLETNRHASGFSSTIRLPHRLLSPLP
- a CDS encoding LytR/AlgR family response regulator transcription factor, giving the protein MKLRVLLVDDEQLAIDRLTDLLGTLEEVEIVGSAHSASEAMERIAALAPDLVFLDIQMPGGSGMALAADLDIDNRPEIIFVTAFEHFAPDAFAVDATDYLLKPVRFDRLRAAVTRAQRRVRLSRSAGDSAAPAREPSPYIDEIWVAVRGGQVRLSISAIEWIEAARDYVMLHTATRSYLHRAQMNMLEEQLDPAQLFRVHRSSFVRLSLVQEIERPGRGNLNLILRDGIVIQVGPSYVKQVLAQLNLS